One Methylobacterium sp. AMS5 genomic region harbors:
- a CDS encoding putative DNA modification/repair radical SAM protein: MDEKLARKLRILADAAKYDASCSSSGAPKRRAGAGELGSTTGAGICHAYTPDGRCVSLLKILLTNYCLFDCAYCVNRRSSNVARARFSVEEVVTLTIEFYKRNYIEGLFLSSGIIRSPDYTMEMLTRVAKKLRREHGFRGYIHLKSIPEASPWLIEEAGLYADRLSINLELPTEASLNRLAPEKDGAAIESAMGQIGERIVQAKEERRRFSPAGQSTQVIVGADATTDEAMIRKSALLYGTYGLKRVYYSAFSPIPDASAALPLQAPPLRREHRLYQADWLIRYYEFSPDDVAGASEDGMLALDIDPKLAWALKNRHRFPVDVNRADREMLLRVPGLGARAVDAIIKARRHGRLRLDDVARLSSGLKRARPFLIAEDFRPTTLTDRLDLRAKLAEPAEQLSLF, encoded by the coding sequence ATGGACGAGAAGCTCGCGCGCAAGCTGCGCATCCTCGCGGATGCCGCCAAATACGATGCCTCCTGCTCTTCGTCGGGGGCGCCGAAGCGCAGGGCCGGCGCGGGGGAACTCGGCTCGACCACCGGGGCGGGGATCTGCCACGCCTACACCCCGGACGGGCGTTGCGTCTCGCTGCTGAAGATCCTGCTGACGAATTACTGCCTGTTCGACTGCGCCTATTGCGTGAACCGGCGCTCCTCGAATGTCGCCCGTGCCCGCTTCTCGGTCGAGGAGGTGGTGACGCTGACGATCGAGTTCTACAAGCGCAACTACATCGAGGGTCTGTTTCTCTCGTCGGGCATCATCCGCTCGCCCGACTACACGATGGAGATGCTGACCCGCGTCGCCAAGAAGCTTCGGCGCGAGCACGGCTTTCGCGGCTACATCCACCTGAAGTCGATCCCCGAGGCGAGCCCCTGGCTGATCGAGGAGGCGGGGCTCTACGCCGACCGGCTCTCGATCAATCTCGAACTGCCGACGGAAGCGAGCCTCAACCGCCTCGCGCCGGAGAAGGACGGCGCGGCGATCGAGAGCGCGATGGGCCAGATCGGCGAGCGCATCGTCCAGGCCAAGGAGGAGCGCCGCCGCTTCTCGCCGGCCGGGCAATCGACGCAGGTGATCGTCGGGGCCGATGCCACCACCGACGAGGCGATGATCCGCAAATCCGCGCTGCTCTACGGCACCTACGGCCTCAAGCGCGTCTACTACTCCGCCTTCAGCCCGATCCCCGATGCCTCCGCGGCCCTGCCGCTGCAGGCGCCGCCGCTGCGGCGCGAGCACCGGCTGTATCAGGCCGACTGGCTGATCCGTTATTACGAGTTCTCCCCCGACGACGTGGCCGGGGCGTCCGAGGACGGTATGCTCGCCCTCGACATCGACCCCAAGCTCGCCTGGGCTCTGAAGAACCGGCACCGCTTTCCCGTCGATGTGAACCGCGCCGACCGCGAGATGCTGCTGCGGGTGCCCGGGCTCGGGGCGCGGGCGGTCGATGCCATCATCAAGGCGCGCCGCCACGGCCGCCTGCGCCTCGACGACGTCGCCCGGCTGAGTTCGGGGCTGAAGCGGGCGCGGCCCTTCCTCATCGCCGAGGATTTTCGCCCGACGACGCTGACCGACCGGCTCGATCTGCGGGCGAAGCTCGCGGAGCCGGCCGAGCAGTTGAGTCTGTTCTGA
- a CDS encoding RecX family transcriptional regulator: MLRRVLARRIERRCRSRDEDASAHAGLIEETVARAQKAGLVDDARFAAARLRGLRRRGTSTRQAQARLAAKGIDRETIAATLAEEDETAETQEGEADTEERAALAYARRRRLGPYRRPETREANRERDLAAMARAGFSYALAKAVLAGEAQEHENADETSVDQE; encoded by the coding sequence ATGCTGCGCCGGGTGCTCGCCCGGCGCATCGAGCGCCGCTGCCGCTCCCGAGACGAGGATGCGAGCGCGCATGCCGGGCTGATCGAGGAGACGGTCGCCCGCGCGCAGAAGGCCGGGCTCGTGGACGATGCGCGCTTTGCCGCCGCCCGCCTGCGGGGCTTGAGGCGGCGCGGCACTTCGACCCGGCAGGCGCAGGCGCGGCTCGCCGCCAAGGGGATCGACCGGGAGACGATCGCGGCGACCCTCGCCGAGGAGGACGAGACGGCCGAGACGCAAGAGGGCGAGGCCGACACCGAGGAGCGGGCGGCCCTCGCCTATGCCCGCCGCCGCCGCCTCGGCCCCTATCGCCGGCCGGAAACCCGCGAGGCCAACCGCGAGCGCGATCTCGCCGCCATGGCGCGGGCCGGTTTCTCCTACGCGCTCGCCAAGGCCGTGCTCGCCGGCGAGGCGCAGGAGCACGAGAACGCGGACGAGACATCCGTCGACCAAGAGTAA
- a CDS encoding OsmC family protein — MTDRHASAHWEGDGKTGKGKITTQSGVLSDNPYGFNTRFENEPGTNPEELIAAAHASCFTMALAFQLQSAGLTATSLDTKAVVTLVQDGDGFKVTKSALTLKAVIPGIDGAKFDELAGNAEKGCPISKLLNAEITLDKTLSPS; from the coding sequence ATGACCGACCGCCACGCGAGCGCCCACTGGGAAGGCGACGGCAAGACCGGCAAGGGCAAGATCACGACGCAATCCGGCGTGCTCTCGGACAATCCCTACGGTTTCAACACACGCTTCGAGAACGAGCCCGGCACCAACCCGGAAGAGTTGATCGCTGCGGCGCATGCGAGCTGCTTCACCATGGCGCTCGCCTTCCAGCTCCAATCGGCCGGCCTCACGGCAACCTCCCTCGATACCAAGGCGGTCGTCACGCTCGTGCAGGACGGCGACGGCTTCAAGGTCACGAAGTCGGCCCTCACCCTCAAGGCGGTGATCCCCGGGATCGATGGGGCGAAGTTCGACGAACTCGCCGGCAATGCCGAGAAGGGCTGCCCGATCTCGAAGCTGCTCAACGCCGAGATCACCCTCGACAAGACGCTGAGCCCGAGCTGA
- a CDS encoding UdgX family uracil-DNA binding protein (This protein belongs to the uracil DNA glycosylase superfamily, members of which act in excision repair of DNA. However, it belongs more specifically to UdgX branch, whose founding member was found to bind uracil in DNA (where it does not belong), without cleaving it, appears to promote DNA repair by a pathway involving RecA, rather than base excision.), with protein sequence MGEPSRDLPPTERAGDFGGIHVVSLAPGADLSGFRTAARRLIAAGIPPKNIVWQTEAPSLFGAESGSADGPPLQLPRAVTELIPMVVPHRDPERYGLLYALLWRVLHGERALMDVLSDPLVHRLHRMRKAIGRDLHKMHAFLRFRRVPGEGPERFVAWFEPDHHILGAAAPFFVDRFRALTWSILTPEGSAHWDGTLRFGPPGRREDVPDGDGFEAGWRDYYENTFNPARLNLDAMRAEMPRKYWRNMPETAAIPALVRAASARAQAMIEKEPTMPVKRDPVRAVAKMARDEPDSLEALNAIIARSEPLVPGATQAVLGQGPVGARIAFVGEQPGDQEDRQGRPFVGPAGQLLSRALEEAGIDRGEAYLTNAVKHFKFTLRGKRRIHEKPTAGEVSHYRWWLEKELDFVAPKLVVALGATAVLSLTGKQIPITRARGPAAFGRSFAGFITVHPSYLLRLPDEAAKAAAYQAFVDDLRRANALAA encoded by the coding sequence ATGGGCGAGCCGTCGCGTGACCTTCCCCCAACGGAGCGGGCAGGGGATTTCGGCGGCATCCATGTCGTCAGCCTCGCCCCCGGTGCGGATCTGTCGGGGTTTCGCACCGCGGCGCGCCGCCTGATCGCGGCCGGGATCCCACCGAAAAACATCGTCTGGCAGACCGAGGCGCCGAGCCTGTTCGGTGCCGAGTCCGGCTCCGCGGACGGCCCGCCGTTGCAGCTTCCCCGCGCGGTGACCGAACTGATCCCGATGGTGGTGCCCCACCGCGATCCCGAGCGCTACGGCCTCCTCTACGCCCTGCTCTGGCGCGTCCTGCACGGTGAGCGGGCGTTGATGGATGTCCTGAGCGACCCGCTCGTCCACCGCCTCCACCGGATGCGCAAGGCGATCGGCCGCGACCTGCACAAGATGCACGCCTTCCTGCGCTTCCGCCGGGTGCCGGGGGAGGGGCCTGAGCGCTTCGTGGCGTGGTTCGAGCCCGACCACCACATTCTGGGGGCCGCCGCGCCCTTCTTCGTCGATCGCTTCCGCGCGCTGACATGGTCGATCCTGACGCCGGAAGGGTCGGCGCATTGGGACGGCACGCTCCGCTTCGGTCCGCCCGGCCGCCGTGAGGACGTGCCCGACGGCGACGGCTTCGAGGCGGGCTGGCGCGACTACTACGAAAACACCTTCAATCCGGCCCGGCTCAACCTCGATGCCATGCGCGCCGAGATGCCCCGCAAATACTGGCGAAACATGCCGGAGACGGCGGCGATTCCCGCTCTCGTCCGGGCCGCGAGCGCACGCGCGCAGGCGATGATCGAGAAGGAGCCGACGATGCCGGTCAAGCGTGACCCCGTCCGCGCCGTGGCGAAGATGGCCCGGGACGAGCCGGACTCGCTGGAAGCCCTCAACGCGATCATCGCCCGCTCCGAACCGCTGGTGCCCGGCGCCACCCAGGCCGTGCTCGGCCAAGGGCCGGTTGGAGCGCGGATCGCCTTCGTCGGCGAGCAACCGGGCGATCAGGAGGACCGCCAGGGCCGGCCCTTCGTCGGACCGGCGGGGCAGCTTCTCTCCCGCGCGCTGGAAGAGGCGGGGATCGACCGGGGGGAGGCCTACCTCACGAATGCGGTCAAGCACTTCAAGTTCACGCTGCGCGGCAAGCGCCGCATCCACGAGAAGCCGACGGCGGGCGAGGTGAGCCATTACCGCTGGTGGCTCGAGAAGGAGCTGGACTTCGTTGCCCCCAAACTCGTCGTGGCGCTGGGGGCCACCGCGGTGCTGTCGCTGACGGGCAAGCAGATCCCGATCACCCGCGCCCGCGGCCCCGCCGCGTTCGGGCGGTCGTTCGCGGGCTTCATCACGGTCCACCCCTCCTACCTGCTGCGCCTGCCCGACGAGGCAGCGAAGGCGGCGGCCTACCAGGCCTTCGTCGATGACCTGCGGCGGGCCAATGCCCTCGCGGCCTGA